In Streptomyces sp. NBC_00433, a single genomic region encodes these proteins:
- a CDS encoding ROK family protein translates to MALVTQALAAGEKVTRAAVAAEVGLTRATVSTLVDELLAAGLVEEQGAQRPGTVGRPGTVLALAETGPAGIGAEIGVDHLAACAVDLRGKVRVRAQRPAANRGRPAAAVLEELAELTSGVIAEAAKAGLHPVRTTVAVPGLIGPDRGTVLRAPNLGWEDVPLAAAFSEGAAVENEANLGALAELWLGGHDGRLTDFVHVSAEIGIGAALVVEGRLFRGARGFAGELGHVPVRPDGPRCSCGANGCLETYAGEEALLRAAGVRTGRGAALKAAAVEGDPSALRALEEAGAALGIALSGAVNLLDPQAVVVGGPLADLAPWLLPGVRRELAARVTDRQWRAQDVLISRLGHDGVLRGAAYSSVRTVLDDPATWIRTVTEGAEGPEGAGLTEPSPPPTGSTSYSSR, encoded by the coding sequence ATGGCACTGGTCACCCAGGCCCTCGCCGCGGGCGAGAAGGTGACGAGGGCCGCGGTCGCCGCGGAGGTGGGGCTGACGCGGGCCACCGTGTCGACGCTCGTGGACGAGTTGCTGGCCGCGGGGCTCGTGGAGGAGCAGGGCGCGCAGCGCCCGGGAACGGTCGGCCGCCCGGGCACGGTGCTCGCGCTGGCCGAGACGGGCCCGGCCGGCATCGGGGCGGAGATCGGCGTGGACCACCTGGCGGCCTGCGCGGTGGACCTGCGCGGCAAGGTGCGGGTCCGCGCGCAGCGCCCCGCGGCGAACCGCGGCCGCCCGGCGGCGGCGGTCCTGGAGGAGCTGGCGGAACTGACCTCCGGTGTCATCGCGGAGGCCGCGAAGGCCGGACTGCACCCGGTGCGTACGACGGTCGCGGTGCCGGGACTGATCGGCCCGGACCGCGGCACGGTGCTGCGGGCGCCGAACCTGGGCTGGGAGGACGTGCCGCTGGCCGCCGCTTTCAGCGAGGGCGCGGCCGTGGAGAACGAGGCGAATCTCGGCGCCCTGGCCGAGCTGTGGCTCGGCGGCCACGACGGCCGCCTCACCGACTTCGTGCACGTGTCCGCCGAGATCGGCATCGGCGCGGCCCTGGTCGTGGAGGGCCGCCTCTTCCGCGGCGCCCGCGGCTTCGCGGGCGAGCTGGGCCATGTGCCCGTGCGCCCGGACGGACCGCGCTGCTCGTGCGGTGCGAACGGCTGCCTTGAGACCTACGCTGGCGAGGAGGCGCTGCTGCGGGCCGCCGGTGTGCGTACCGGGCGCGGCGCGGCCCTGAAGGCGGCGGCTGTCGAGGGCGACCCCTCGGCACTGCGTGCGCTGGAGGAGGCAGGCGCCGCCCTGGGCATAGCCCTCAGCGGTGCGGTCAACCTGCTCGACCCGCAGGCCGTGGTGGTCGGCGGCCCGCTCGCGGACCTCGCGCCCTGGCTGCTGCCGGGCGTGCGCCGCGAGCTGGCCGCGCGGGTCACGGACCGCCAGTGGCGGGCCCAGGACGTGCTGATCTCCCGGCTCGGCCATGACGGCGTGCTGCGCGGGGCCGCCTACAGCTCGGTGCGTACCGTGCTGGACGACCCCGCGACGTGGATCCGTACGGTGACGGAGGGTGCGGAAGGCCCGGAGGGGGCGGGGCTCACAGAGCCGAGCCCGCCACCCACTGGCTCCACGTCATATTCCAGCCGTTGA
- a CDS encoding right-handed parallel beta-helix repeat-containing protein codes for MSRSITGAVARWSRGPRRRAVVTVASVTAAAAALGVLAGGTAVAGTAGRSAGKAVVTRAALDPALTAGRGANVGFAEQEAENAVTDGTVIGPGRDAYTLPAEASGRSAVTLQPGQYVDFTLPGAANAINVRYSIPDAPAGGGRTSPLKVAVDGGAARTMTLTSQYAWLYNLYPFSNDPNADILHPDYWVTECACVPQATTPTPVFAKPFRPNHFYDEQRLLLGRTYKAGQTVRLSVPAGAAATTVDLMDSQLVAPPKVDLPAANVLLFGADPTGRRDSADAIDKAIAFAKRAHLKVYIPPGTYQVNRHIIVDHVTIEGAGNWYTVVKGHQVDLATPAPGGGSVHTGVGFYGKDAAAGGSSDVHLSGFAIQGDVRERIDTDQVNGIGGSLSNSTIDGLYIQHTKVGMWFDGPMSNLRITNNVIVDQIADGINFHTGVTHSAISGNFLRNTGDDALAMWSEKTEDANNTIDHNTVQTPVLANGIAAYGGSDNTVSANLIADPIREGSALHVGSRFGSEAFTGKLSITDNTTVRAGTYELNWNIGLGAIWFYALEKNIDADIQVTGDRFLDSTFNAIMLVSDFPVKDLYSITGVHFKDIQVDGTGTSVLSARVKGGATFENVDARNVGAVGINNCGSFNFPATGSEFAVTDLGGNDGGGTTGPWLAPWELPNTITCNDRPTVVPPAAPSTW; via the coding sequence ATGTCACGGAGCATCACCGGTGCTGTGGCGAGATGGTCAAGAGGTCCGCGGCGAAGAGCCGTAGTGACCGTCGCGTCGGTGACCGCCGCGGCGGCCGCGCTCGGCGTGCTGGCCGGCGGAACCGCGGTCGCCGGTACGGCCGGCAGGAGTGCCGGGAAGGCCGTGGTGACCCGGGCCGCGCTCGACCCGGCGCTGACCGCGGGGCGCGGCGCGAATGTCGGCTTCGCCGAGCAGGAGGCCGAGAACGCGGTCACCGACGGCACCGTCATCGGGCCCGGCCGGGACGCGTACACGCTGCCCGCCGAGGCGTCGGGCCGCAGCGCGGTGACCCTGCAGCCGGGGCAGTACGTGGACTTCACGCTGCCCGGCGCGGCCAACGCGATCAACGTGCGCTACAGCATCCCCGACGCGCCCGCGGGCGGCGGCCGCACCTCGCCGCTGAAGGTCGCCGTCGACGGCGGCGCGGCCAGGACGATGACGCTGACCTCGCAGTACGCCTGGCTGTACAACCTGTACCCGTTCTCGAACGACCCGAACGCCGACATCCTGCACCCCGACTACTGGGTCACCGAGTGCGCGTGCGTCCCGCAGGCCACCACGCCGACACCGGTCTTCGCCAAGCCCTTCAGGCCCAACCACTTCTACGACGAGCAGCGGCTGCTGCTCGGGCGTACGTACAAGGCCGGCCAGACCGTACGGCTGAGCGTGCCGGCCGGGGCCGCGGCCACCACCGTGGACCTGATGGACTCGCAGCTGGTCGCACCCCCGAAGGTCGACCTGCCGGCCGCGAACGTGCTGCTCTTCGGCGCCGACCCGACCGGGCGGCGGGACTCGGCCGACGCGATCGACAAGGCCATCGCCTTCGCGAAGCGCGCCCACCTGAAGGTCTACATCCCGCCGGGCACCTACCAGGTGAACCGGCACATCATCGTCGACCACGTCACCATCGAGGGCGCGGGCAACTGGTACACGGTCGTCAAGGGCCACCAGGTGGACCTGGCGACCCCGGCGCCTGGGGGAGGGTCCGTGCACACCGGCGTCGGCTTCTACGGCAAGGACGCGGCGGCGGGCGGCAGTTCCGACGTCCACCTGTCCGGCTTCGCGATCCAGGGCGACGTGCGCGAGCGGATCGACACCGACCAGGTCAACGGGATCGGCGGGTCGCTGAGCAACTCCACCATCGACGGGCTGTACATCCAGCACACCAAGGTCGGCATGTGGTTCGACGGGCCGATGAGCAACCTGCGGATCACGAACAACGTGATCGTGGACCAGATCGCCGACGGCATCAACTTCCACACCGGCGTGACGCATTCGGCCATCTCCGGCAACTTCCTGCGCAACACCGGTGACGACGCGCTCGCGATGTGGTCGGAGAAGACCGAGGACGCGAACAACACGATCGACCACAACACCGTGCAGACCCCGGTGCTCGCCAACGGCATCGCCGCCTACGGCGGTTCCGACAACACGGTCTCGGCCAACCTGATCGCCGACCCGATCCGCGAGGGCAGCGCCCTCCACGTCGGCTCCCGCTTCGGCTCCGAGGCCTTCACCGGCAAGCTGTCGATCACCGACAACACCACGGTCAGGGCCGGCACTTACGAGCTGAACTGGAACATCGGGCTCGGCGCGATCTGGTTCTACGCGCTGGAGAAGAACATCGACGCCGACATCCAGGTGACCGGCGACCGCTTCCTCGACAGCACCTTTAACGCGATCATGCTGGTCAGCGACTTCCCGGTGAAGGACCTCTACTCCATCACCGGCGTCCACTTCAAGGACATCCAGGTCGACGGCACCGGCACCTCCGTGCTCAGCGCCCGCGTCAAGGGCGGCGCGACCTTCGAGAACGTCGACGCCCGCAATGTCGGAGCCGTCGGCATCAACAACTGCGGCTCCTTCAACTTCCCCGCCACCGGCTCCGAATTCGCCGTCACCGACCTCGGCGGCAATGACGGCGGCGGCACGACGGGCCCCTGGCTGGCGCCCTGGGAGCTGCCCAACACCATCACCTGCAACGACCGCCCGACCGTGGTGCCGCCCGCGGCCCCGTCCACCTGGTGA
- the hutH gene encoding histidine ammonia-lyase: MNMHNVVIGPHGATPEDVLAVARAGAVVEVGPAATAGMAAAREVVEALAAKPEPVYGVSTGFGALAVRHISPELRAQLQRSLVRSHAAGMGPHVEREVVRALMFLRLKTLASGRTGVRPVVAETMAALLNAGITPVVHEYGSLGCSGDLAPLAHCAQVLMGEGEAEGPDGEVRPAAELLAAHGIEPVELREKEGLALINGTDGMLGMLVMACADLAGLFTAADITAALSLEALLGTERVLAPELHAIRPHPGQAASAANMAKVLAGSGLTGHHQDDAPRVQDAYSIRCAPQVAGAGRDTLAHARLVAERELAAAVDNPVVLVEGSGGRVESNGNFHGAPVGYVLDFLAIAAADLGSIAERRTDRLLDKNRSHGLPPFLADDPGVDSGLMIAQYTQAALVSEMKRLAVPASVDSIPSSAMQEDHVSMGWSAARKLRTAVDALARIIAVEMFAATRALEIRAVAGGRPAPATAAVLAAVREAGVPGPGRDRFLSPDLEAAHAFVRSGALVRAAESVTGPLA, encoded by the coding sequence ATGAATATGCACAACGTGGTGATCGGCCCCCACGGGGCCACCCCCGAGGACGTCCTCGCCGTGGCCCGCGCCGGCGCCGTCGTCGAGGTGGGGCCGGCCGCGACGGCCGGCATGGCGGCGGCCAGGGAAGTCGTCGAGGCGCTGGCTGCCAAGCCGGAGCCGGTGTACGGGGTTTCCACCGGCTTCGGCGCCCTCGCCGTCCGGCACATCTCACCCGAACTGCGAGCGCAGCTGCAGCGTTCCCTCGTGCGCTCGCACGCCGCCGGCATGGGCCCGCACGTGGAGCGCGAGGTGGTCCGCGCACTGATGTTCCTGCGGCTCAAGACGCTCGCGTCGGGCCGCACGGGTGTGCGCCCGGTCGTCGCGGAGACGATGGCCGCGCTGCTGAACGCCGGGATCACGCCGGTGGTCCACGAGTACGGCAGCCTCGGCTGCTCCGGGGACCTCGCGCCGCTCGCGCACTGCGCCCAGGTGCTGATGGGGGAGGGCGAGGCCGAGGGGCCCGACGGGGAGGTGCGGCCGGCGGCCGAGCTGCTCGCCGCGCACGGCATCGAGCCGGTGGAGCTGCGGGAGAAGGAGGGCCTGGCCCTCATCAACGGCACCGACGGCATGCTCGGCATGCTGGTGATGGCGTGCGCCGACCTCGCGGGGCTGTTCACCGCGGCCGACATCACGGCCGCGCTGTCGCTCGAAGCGCTGCTCGGCACCGAGCGGGTGCTCGCGCCCGAGCTGCACGCGATCCGGCCGCACCCGGGGCAGGCGGCCTCCGCGGCCAACATGGCCAAGGTGCTGGCGGGTTCGGGGCTGACGGGGCATCATCAGGACGACGCGCCCCGCGTGCAGGACGCGTACTCCATCCGCTGCGCCCCGCAGGTGGCCGGTGCGGGCCGGGACACCCTCGCGCACGCCCGGCTGGTCGCGGAGCGCGAACTGGCCGCGGCCGTCGACAATCCCGTGGTCCTGGTCGAGGGCTCCGGAGGGCGGGTGGAGTCGAACGGCAACTTCCACGGCGCCCCCGTCGGCTACGTGCTGGACTTCCTGGCCATCGCCGCCGCCGACCTCGGGTCGATCGCGGAGCGGCGTACCGACCGGCTGCTGGACAAGAACAGGTCGCACGGGCTGCCGCCCTTCCTGGCCGACGACCCCGGCGTGGACTCCGGGCTGATGATCGCCCAGTACACGCAGGCCGCGCTGGTCAGCGAGATGAAGCGGCTCGCGGTGCCGGCCTCGGTCGACTCGATCCCGTCCTCCGCGATGCAGGAGGACCACGTGTCGATGGGCTGGTCGGCGGCGCGCAAGCTGCGTACCGCGGTCGACGCGCTGGCGCGGATCATCGCCGTGGAGATGTTCGCGGCCACCCGGGCGCTGGAGATCAGGGCCGTCGCGGGCGGCAGGCCCGCGCCCGCCACGGCCGCCGTGCTCGCGGCCGTAAGGGAGGCGGGGGTGCCGGGCCCGGGGCGCGACCGCTTCCTGTCGCCGGACCTGGAGGCGGCGCACGCCTTCGTACGGTCCGGCGCGCTGGTCCGCGCGGCGGAGAGCGTCACCGGACCGCTGGCGTGA
- a CDS encoding Ig-like domain-containing protein yields MTPRDNGSAPAKHRKITRRRTLAAAAVLIGGSVALAACNSGGGHADSTASASPSASAQATKQTPSQTPSPLTQASQDAAAAKHTSAAKITITPKSGATGAKVTGAVKVSVSGGTLTSVTMKAKATGHTVAGKLSADKKSWTPSGSLSHSAQYSIAAGAVDTSGQPAAATSTFATAAATPSTFTGYFTPEDGSTVGVGMPVSVNFDHAISKADRAAVQRGVTVTSSSGQPVVGHWFSSKRLDLRPQTYWTAGSHVTLDLNLKGVKGAPGVYGVQHKTVGFDVGRSQISTVDTKTHMMTVVRDGQVIRTVPISAGAEGHTTYDGKMVIEEKDQTTRMNGATVGFTDADGKGEYDIPDVPHAMRLSDSGTFIHGNYWGDPSVFGSANTSHGCIGIEDVKGGGDPTTDAAWFYDHSLLGDVVTVVNSPDKVIQPSNGLNGWNMTWSQWVAGSAL; encoded by the coding sequence GTGACGCCGCGAGACAACGGATCTGCCCCCGCAAAGCACCGTAAGATCACCCGGCGACGTACGCTCGCGGCCGCGGCGGTGCTGATCGGCGGGAGTGTCGCCCTCGCCGCGTGCAACAGCGGCGGCGGGCACGCGGACAGCACGGCGTCGGCCAGCCCGTCGGCGAGCGCCCAGGCCACGAAGCAGACGCCGAGCCAGACACCCTCCCCGCTCACGCAGGCCAGCCAGGACGCCGCGGCGGCCAAGCACACCTCGGCCGCGAAGATCACCATCACCCCGAAGTCCGGCGCCACCGGCGCCAAGGTCACCGGGGCGGTCAAGGTCTCCGTCAGCGGCGGCACCCTGACGTCGGTGACGATGAAGGCCAAGGCCACCGGGCACACGGTCGCGGGCAAGCTGTCCGCCGACAAGAAGAGCTGGACCCCGTCCGGCTCGCTGTCGCACAGCGCCCAGTATTCGATCGCCGCGGGCGCCGTCGACACGTCGGGCCAGCCCGCCGCCGCGACCTCCACCTTCGCGACCGCGGCGGCCACGCCGTCGACCTTCACCGGCTACTTCACGCCCGAGGACGGTTCCACCGTCGGCGTCGGGATGCCGGTGTCGGTCAACTTCGACCACGCCATATCCAAGGCCGACCGGGCCGCCGTGCAGCGGGGCGTCACCGTGACGTCCAGCAGCGGGCAGCCGGTGGTCGGCCACTGGTTCAGCTCCAAGCGGCTCGACCTGCGCCCCCAGACGTACTGGACGGCCGGCTCGCACGTCACGCTCGACCTGAACCTCAAGGGCGTCAAGGGCGCCCCCGGCGTCTACGGCGTGCAGCACAAGACCGTCGGCTTCGACGTGGGCCGCTCGCAGATATCCACGGTCGACACCAAGACGCACATGATGACCGTCGTCCGCGACGGCCAGGTCATCAGGACCGTCCCGATCTCGGCCGGCGCCGAGGGCCACACCACCTATGACGGCAAGATGGTCATCGAGGAGAAGGACCAGACCACCCGCATGAACGGGGCCACCGTCGGCTTCACCGACGCCGACGGCAAGGGCGAGTACGACATCCCCGACGTCCCGCACGCCATGCGGCTGAGCGACTCAGGCACCTTCATCCACGGCAACTACTGGGGCGACCCGTCGGTCTTCGGCTCGGCCAACACCAGCCACGGCTGCATCGGCATCGAGGACGTCAAGGGCGGCGGCGACCCGACCACCGACGCGGCGTGGTTCTACGACCACTCGCTGCTCGGCGACGTCGTCACGGTCGTCAACTCGCCCGACAAGGTCATCCAGCCCAGCAACGGGCTCAACGGCTGGAATATGACGTGGAGCCAGTGGGTGGCGGGCTCGGCTCTGTGA
- a CDS encoding sensor domain-containing diguanylate cyclase, which produces MVDGTADVRLRAVVELAQALATAQTPQDAARAGAHRARLAMGGSFAAVSAWERETGRLRVLVNDGDLAPGEEPEPDDESYSVHDFPEIAEFLHGSWARGGQPHAWVETSEGTGASPGGSSWGRAAALRRRGRGSCVVAPLVLHGRAWGEVYVARGHGEPPFARPDADFATVLASVIASGIAQTERLAEVQRLAFTDPLTGLGNRRAVDQRLDEALEQHRADGTAVSLMVCDLNGLKKVNDQLGHAVGDRLLERFGSLLSLCGAMLPGSLAARLGGDEFCIVAVGSPADEVVTAATELCVRAAKLDVGEGVACGVASTADPIGPVRSARRLFRLADAAQYRAKALRSGRPIVAGREGPEDPVLHLADSPPPASTADRRHLRGH; this is translated from the coding sequence ATGGTGGACGGGACGGCCGACGTACGGCTTCGCGCCGTCGTCGAGCTGGCGCAGGCGCTCGCGACCGCACAGACCCCGCAGGACGCGGCCCGCGCGGGTGCGCACCGGGCGCGGCTGGCGATGGGCGGGTCCTTCGCCGCGGTGTCCGCGTGGGAGCGGGAGACCGGGCGGCTGCGCGTACTCGTCAACGACGGCGACCTCGCCCCCGGCGAGGAGCCGGAACCGGACGACGAGTCGTACTCCGTCCACGACTTCCCCGAGATCGCCGAATTCCTGCACGGCAGCTGGGCGCGGGGCGGCCAACCGCACGCCTGGGTCGAGACGTCCGAGGGCACCGGCGCCTCGCCGGGCGGCAGCAGCTGGGGCCGGGCCGCGGCCCTGCGCCGCCGGGGCCGCGGCAGCTGCGTCGTCGCACCGCTCGTCCTGCACGGGCGGGCGTGGGGCGAGGTGTACGTCGCCCGCGGCCACGGCGAGCCGCCCTTCGCCCGCCCCGACGCCGACTTCGCCACCGTGCTCGCCTCGGTCATCGCGTCCGGGATCGCCCAGACCGAGCGGCTCGCCGAAGTCCAGCGGCTGGCCTTCACCGATCCGCTCACCGGCCTCGGCAACCGCCGGGCAGTCGACCAGCGCCTCGACGAGGCCCTGGAGCAGCATCGGGCCGACGGCACCGCCGTCAGCCTCATGGTCTGCGACCTCAACGGCCTCAAGAAGGTCAACGACCAGCTCGGCCACGCGGTGGGCGACCGGCTCCTCGAACGCTTCGGTTCACTCCTCTCCCTGTGCGGCGCCATGCTCCCCGGGAGCCTCGCCGCCCGGCTGGGCGGTGACGAATTCTGCATCGTCGCGGTGGGGAGTCCCGCGGACGAGGTGGTGACGGCGGCCACGGAATTGTGCGTACGGGCCGCCAAGCTCGACGTGGGGGAAGGGGTCGCCTGCGGCGTCGCCTCCACCGCGGATCCGATCGGGCCGGTGCGGTCGGCGCGGCGGCTCTTCCGTCTTGCCGACGCGGCGCAATACCGGGCCAAGGCGTTGCGTTCGGGGCGGCCGATCGTTGCCGGCCGCGAGGGGCCGGAGGACCCGGTCCTCCATCTCGCGGACTCCCCGCCACCCGCCTCGACCGCGGACCGCCGCCACCTCCGCGGCCACTGA
- a CDS encoding phosphatase PAP2 family protein — MGIGTSSVIVGKRLLPRPPRVPLPARLPQLLPELLLLVAVNALYKYGRKVANGHTEEAYRHAGSVWSFERAVHLPSEASVQRLMLHSETVIHAANYLYATVHFPAMVVFLGWMFTKKRAHYLWIRRAIVIQTMLALIGHLFFPLAPPRLLHGDGMVDTAAVYGPAVYGKPDSGSLANQFAAMPSLHVGWALAIAVGLIAAHRSRWRWLWLLHPVVTMLVVVGTANHYWLDCLVGSALLGVALALIPGPVTDPPEPLPGRGHWAWPLKRLPARN, encoded by the coding sequence ATGGGAATCGGGACGTCGTCGGTGATCGTCGGCAAGCGCCTGCTTCCCAGACCGCCGCGAGTGCCGCTGCCCGCCAGACTGCCGCAGCTGCTGCCCGAACTGCTGCTGCTCGTCGCGGTCAACGCGCTCTACAAATACGGGCGCAAGGTCGCCAACGGGCATACGGAGGAGGCCTACCGGCACGCCGGCTCGGTGTGGTCGTTCGAGCGGGCGGTGCACCTGCCGAGCGAGGCCTCGGTGCAACGGCTCATGCTGCACAGCGAGACGGTGATCCACGCCGCCAACTACCTCTACGCCACGGTCCACTTCCCGGCCATGGTCGTCTTCCTGGGGTGGATGTTCACCAAGAAGCGGGCGCACTACCTGTGGATCAGGCGGGCCATCGTGATCCAGACGATGCTGGCCCTCATCGGGCACCTGTTCTTCCCGCTCGCCCCGCCGCGGCTGCTGCACGGCGACGGCATGGTCGACACCGCGGCGGTCTACGGGCCCGCCGTCTACGGCAAGCCGGACAGCGGCTCGTTGGCCAACCAGTTCGCGGCGATGCCGTCACTGCACGTCGGCTGGGCGCTGGCCATCGCGGTCGGGCTGATCGCCGCCCACCGCTCGCGCTGGCGGTGGCTGTGGCTGCTGCACCCGGTGGTCACCATGCTGGTGGTGGTCGGCACCGCCAACCACTACTGGCTGGACTGCCTCGTCGGCTCCGCCCTGCTGGGCGTGGCGCTCGCCCTCATCCCCGGCCCGGTCACCGACCCGCCCGAGCCGCTGCCGGGCCGCGGGCACTGGGCCTGGCCGCTCAAGCGGCTGCCGGCGCGGAACTGA
- the xylA gene encoding xylose isomerase, with the protein MTSETNLTPGPEHKFTFGLWTVGWQGRDPFGEATRAPLDPVETVTKLAELGAYGVTFHDDDLIPFGSSDAERDALVKRFRAALDTTGLTVPMATTNLFTHPVFKDGGFTANDRDVRRFALRKTIRNIDLAAELGAKVYVAWGGREGAESGAAKDVRVALDRFKEAFDLLGDYVTEKGYDLKFAIEPKPNEPRGDILLPTVGHALAFINTLERPEMVGVNPEVGHEQMAGLNFPHGIAQALWHNKLFHIDLNGQTGIKYDQDLRFGAGDLRSAFWLVDLLESAGYEGPRHFDFKPPRTEDYDGVWASAAGCMRNYLLLKDRTAAFRADPAVQEALVAARLDQLAQPTVAEGEGLAGLLADRASYEDFDADAAAARGMAFEHLDQLAMEHLLGAR; encoded by the coding sequence ATGACTTCCGAGACGAACCTCACCCCGGGGCCCGAGCACAAGTTCACCTTCGGCCTGTGGACGGTGGGCTGGCAGGGTCGCGACCCCTTCGGTGAGGCGACCCGCGCGCCGCTCGACCCGGTCGAGACCGTCACCAAGCTCGCGGAGCTCGGTGCGTACGGTGTGACCTTCCACGACGACGACCTGATCCCCTTCGGGTCGTCCGACGCGGAGCGCGACGCGCTCGTCAAGCGCTTCCGCGCCGCGCTGGACACCACCGGGCTGACCGTCCCGATGGCGACCACCAACCTCTTCACCCACCCGGTCTTCAAGGACGGCGGCTTCACGGCCAACGACCGCGACGTGCGGCGCTTCGCACTGCGCAAGACCATCCGCAACATCGACCTGGCCGCCGAGCTGGGCGCCAAGGTCTATGTCGCGTGGGGCGGCCGCGAGGGCGCCGAGTCCGGCGCCGCCAAGGACGTCCGGGTCGCGCTCGACCGCTTCAAGGAGGCCTTCGACCTGCTCGGCGACTACGTCACCGAGAAGGGCTACGACCTGAAGTTCGCGATCGAGCCCAAGCCGAACGAGCCGCGCGGCGACATCCTGCTGCCGACCGTCGGCCACGCGCTGGCGTTCATCAACACCCTTGAGCGCCCCGAGATGGTCGGCGTCAACCCCGAGGTCGGCCACGAGCAGATGGCCGGGCTGAACTTCCCGCACGGCATCGCGCAGGCGCTGTGGCACAACAAGCTCTTCCACATCGACCTGAACGGCCAGACCGGCATCAAGTACGACCAGGACCTGCGCTTCGGCGCCGGCGACCTGCGCTCGGCCTTCTGGCTGGTGGACCTGCTGGAGTCGGCGGGCTACGAGGGCCCGCGGCACTTCGACTTCAAGCCGCCGCGCACCGAGGACTACGACGGCGTGTGGGCGTCGGCCGCCGGCTGCATGCGCAACTACCTGCTGCTCAAGGACCGGACCGCCGCCTTCCGCGCCGACCCGGCCGTGCAGGAGGCCCTGGTCGCCGCCCGCCTCGACCAGCTCGCCCAGCCGACCGTCGCCGAGGGCGAGGGCCTGGCCGGCCTGCTGGCCGACCGCGCGTCCTACGAGGACTTCGACGCCGACGCCGCCGCCGCGCGCGGCATGGCCTTCGAGCACCTCGACCAGCTCGCGATGGAGCACCTGCTCGGCGCCCGCTGA
- the xylB gene encoding xylulokinase gives MGSDSASHGPVVLGIDSSTQSTKVLAVDVETGAVLATGQARHTVSTGAGRETDPEVWWSALQDALGQLGEWAGRAEAVSVGGQQHGLVVLDADGRPLRPAMLWNDVRSAPQAAALVDKYGAGHWAQRFGSVPGASFTVSKWAWLAEHEPAAAEAARAVRLPHDFLTERLSGAAVTDRGDASGTGWWRSDTEAYDETLLAEIGLAPELLPTVLGPGERAGTVRDGLPLRAGAIVAAGTGDNAAAALGLGLTPGRAALSLGTSGTVYAVSRQRPTDVGGVVAGFAAADGGWLPLACTLNCTLAVDKVAALLGRQREDVEPGGSVAFLPFLDGERTPNLPYASGLLTGLRHDTTAGQILQGAYDGAVYALLGALDQVLAVDGGAPSDEPLLVIGGGSRGVAWLETVRRLSGRPVQVPEAAELVAIGAAVQAAAALTGEAAPAIASRWSTTAGRVHPALPLDESARTRLAAALPLAGA, from the coding sequence ATGGGGTCGGACAGCGCATCGCACGGACCGGTCGTCCTCGGGATCGACAGTTCCACGCAATCCACCAAGGTGCTGGCGGTGGACGTCGAGACCGGCGCCGTCCTGGCCACGGGCCAGGCGCGGCACACCGTGAGCACCGGCGCGGGACGGGAGACCGACCCCGAGGTGTGGTGGTCGGCGCTGCAGGACGCGCTCGGCCAGCTGGGTGAATGGGCCGGCCGCGCCGAGGCCGTCTCGGTCGGCGGCCAGCAGCACGGGCTCGTGGTGCTCGACGCGGACGGGCGGCCGCTGCGGCCCGCCATGCTCTGGAACGACGTCAGGTCGGCGCCGCAGGCCGCCGCACTGGTCGACAAGTACGGCGCCGGGCACTGGGCCCAGCGCTTCGGCTCGGTGCCGGGCGCCAGCTTCACCGTCTCCAAGTGGGCTTGGCTCGCCGAGCACGAGCCGGCTGCCGCCGAGGCCGCCCGCGCGGTGCGGCTGCCGCACGACTTCCTGACCGAGCGCCTCTCCGGCGCCGCCGTCACCGACCGCGGCGACGCGTCGGGCACCGGCTGGTGGCGCTCCGACACCGAGGCGTACGACGAGACGCTGCTCGCCGAGATCGGGCTCGCGCCCGAGCTGCTGCCCACCGTGCTCGGCCCCGGCGAGCGGGCCGGCACCGTACGCGACGGGCTGCCGCTGCGGGCCGGCGCGATCGTCGCCGCCGGCACCGGCGACAACGCCGCCGCCGCGCTCGGCCTCGGCCTCACGCCCGGCCGGGCCGCCCTCAGCCTCGGCACCTCGGGCACCGTCTACGCGGTGTCGCGGCAGCGGCCGACCGACGTCGGCGGGGTGGTGGCCGGCTTCGCCGCCGCCGACGGCGGGTGGCTGCCGCTCGCGTGCACCCTGAACTGCACGCTCGCCGTCGACAAGGTGGCCGCGCTGCTCGGCCGGCAGCGGGAGGACGTCGAGCCCGGCGGCTCGGTCGCCTTCCTGCCCTTCCTCGACGGCGAGCGCACACCGAACCTGCCGTACGCGTCCGGCCTGCTCACCGGCCTGCGCCACGACACGACAGCCGGGCAGATCCTCCAGGGCGCCTACGACGGTGCCGTCTACGCGCTGCTCGGCGCCCTCGACCAGGTCCTCGCCGTGGACGGCGGCGCCCCCTCCGACGAGCCGCTGCTCGTCATCGGCGGCGGCTCGCGCGGTGTCGCGTGGCTCGAGACCGTACGCCGGCTGTCCGGCCGCCCCGTCCAGGTCCCCGAGGCCGCGGAACTCGTCGCCATCGGCGCGGCCGTGCAGGCTGCCGCCGCGCTCACGGGTGAGGCCGCGCCGGCGATCGCGTCCCGCTGGTCGACCACCGCGGGCCGCGTCCACCCCGCCCTCCCCCTGGACGAGTCCGCCCGCACCCGCCTCGCGGCCGCCCTGCCCCTCGCCGGAGCGTAA